gtCTACAAAAAAGCTTCCAatactcttctcagcaaactggatgcagtttatcacagtgccatccattttgtcactaaagcaccttataccacccaccactgcaacctgtatgctctagtcggctggccctcgctacatattagtctccagacccactggctccaggtcattgttaagggaatttttatcaatgatgactaattatgtatacatttcaatcaggactgactagtccaaatgctattatgtactgtacatatatgaattctctcttgctcccattcccaaGTGTATATATTCTCTCAGCCTGATGTGTCTCGACTGAATAGCTAGGTTTTGGGCGGCGCGACAGGGTAATATGTTTCAGGAGGGCAGTCGGTGCCAAGCAGACTGACATCCTTTACACGTGGTTTAAAGTGAACGTTGCACaaataatttgtaagtcgctctggataagagcgtctgctaaatgacttaaatgtaaatgtaaatgtatataatatagtcaggagtttagtaacaacgACGGTCTGTTCCtttgtacaaatgaatgaactatctccagactgtctagaatgctgATTTACAATGACTGACCTTGGCTTCAGACGAGGAGGGAAGGATCGAGAACTATAGGGCCTCTCTACTAGTGTCATGGAGatagaacatttagaaaacgctgacgtcattttcagtttataacctgtggaaaaatGTGTATGTACCAGTACTCTTGAATTAACGCTGTTACCTGACTTAAGACCGGGGCTCTGTCCATTCTTATAAAAATATAGGGTCTTACAAGCCCTTCGAATGCATTGACAGAGTGATGAATTCTGATTGGGAAAAAAAAtagaggaatttagaattccactaacaatctacaagtccatgctaggtaaagctccgccttatctcagttcactggtcacgatggcaacacccatccttagcacgcgctccagcaggtctcacactgatcatccctaaatccaacacctaatttggaaatctttcgttccagttctgctgcctgtgactggaacgaattgcaaaaaaaaaaatgtttttaataaaaaaaataataaataaaaatcgctgaagttggagacttgtatctccctcaccaacttcaaacatctgctatctgatcagctaaccgatcactgcagctgtacagtCTATtgttaaatagcccacccaattttacctacctcatccccacagtttttatttatttactcttctgctcttttgcacaccaatatctctacctgtatatgaccatctgatcatttatcaccccagtgttaatctgcaaaattgtaattatttgcctacctcctcatgccttttgcacacaatgtatatagactccccttttttttcctactgtgttattgacttgttaattgtttactccatgtgtaactctgtgttgtctgttcacactgctatgctttttcttggccaggtcgcagttgcaaatgagaacttgttctcaactagcctacctggttaaataaaggtgaaataaaaaataaaaagactcTTGTCATCCACAAAAGCAAAGACGCTAAAGGCAGATAGTTAAACAAGTACAGCCAATTGCTGAGACATTTTACTCTGATCTCAGACTGtaggcaggtttccattgatCGTGGTATAGTCGACAAAAGAAATGTccatttaaaaaatttaaaaaacagatatgAGAACTTAATGCGCAATTTGCCTAAATGTGTAATGAAAACACTTCAACCACTGCAAATTCTATTGATTTTTTTAAAAGGTGTGAAGTCACTACATCCAGCTGTTTTTAATCAACAGACAAGATAGTTAAATGGAATCACACCCTAGCAGGCAATTGTCACATCTATTTTCTATGCAAACTTCCTAAATGTCATCAACAAACGAAAAGTCTAGCTAGTCAGGGACTATtgatgggttagctgacaacgtcaCAAAAACGATGCACACgcttcaatggggcagaagtTTGAGTTGTTgagattctggatggccagagcTACCAACNNNNNNNNNNNNNNNNNNNNNNNNNNNNNNNNNNNNNNNNNNNNNNNNNNNNNNNNNNNNNNNNNNNNNNNNNNNNNNNNNNNNNNNNNNNNNNNNNNNNTCCTTtcttttctctgcctctctctctctctctcaattcaaggggctttattggcatgggaaacatatgtttacattgccaaagcaagttaaataatctctcgctctctccttctctctgagaTGGAATTATGCTTCAATTTATCCATGCAAAATTCACTGTGATGTCCAGTGTACAGGATGGATATGCGTCTCTTACCTTGTAGACGTTGATGGGTATATCTatggtgatgtagatgaggtcTCCCAGCGCCAGGCTGGCGATGAGGGCATTGGGCCCGTTCCTCATGCACTTATTCTGGTAGATAATTCTCAATAGGGTGGCATTGCCCACTATGCCCACCACAAACACCATGATAGAAATCACTGTGTTGATGTATTTGAAATGGCCTTGAATGGAAGTGGCGATGGTGCATGGTGGAGGGGCCCTTATCCTGGTGATGTTTGTGGCCCCAGACCCAGCTCCGACCCTGGGCCATTGGGGCCCCTTGTGGCCCCTGGTGGAGATGGGGCTCCCATGCTCCAGGAAGGGGCTGCTGGTGCTGTGGAAGCCCAGGGGTTGGGGGGTGATGTGGGTGTTGTGGAGGACCAGGCCCTGGTCTGGGGGTAGGGAGTCCTTCTCCCCCTCGTCTGTGGTGCTGTTTATCTGACACATTCCAGGGCCAGGCAGGGCGGCCATGACGGCCATTAGCACCAACACATGTACGATTGGGGCGACCATTATAGAACACATTCCACGCTTTGTCTTAGGAGATGGACAGATAGTGTAGGGGTTCCCCATATACTGGTGGTGGTGAGAGCtggtgagcgagagagacaagggaggggaaagagagatagagaggggggagagaaagtcagagagagaggtggggagcaagttagagagagatggggggagagcgagagagagaaacagagagagagaaacagagagagagagagatgaagggagacagGGAAAAAAGTATATGGGTTATTTCATCCAGCAAACTTTGCAAGCAACGCAATAAAACAAAACGTCCTCAATTGAGGAAGAAAGTATACTTTTGTCCGAATCTTCTAATTTCCCCGCCACAACTCAAATGTCAATCCAGGAACATCTCCTCAGAAATGGAGCCAAAACCAGAATGTGTCAATCAAAAGTTCCACATCACAGTggatcctctcccatcctctccaacTGCTAGGGGAAGTAAAACAACCTCCTTCAGACTTCAAACAGGTTTTGCCAAGGGGGCACAGATGGGAAGATGCCACGACTGGTTACAGTCAAACAATATGATGGGTTATGAAGAGTCTCCTCTTTACATTACTTCATTTCTGGAAGTAATAATCAGCACAGCCTTTGTGCTAATAGGAGTGTGTGGGCTACaagcacatacagtgccttgcgaaagtattcggcccccttgaactttgcaaccttttgccacatttcaggcttcaaacataaagatataaaactgtatttttttgtgaagaatcaacaaaaggtgggacacaatcatgaagtggaacgacatttattggatatttcaaacttttttaacaaatcaaaaactgaaaaattgggcgtgcaaaattattcagcccctttactttcagagcagcaaactctctccagaagttcagtgaggatctctgaatgatccaatgttgacctaaatgactaatgatgataaatacaatccacctgtgtataatcaagtctccgtataaatgcacctgcgcAGAgaacatcatgaagaacaaggaacacaccaggcaggtccgagatactgttgtgaagaagttaaaagccggatttggatacaaaaagatttcccaagctttaaacatcccaaggagcactgtgcaagcgataat
This genomic stretch from Oncorhynchus keta strain PuntledgeMale-10-30-2019 chromosome 29, Oket_V2, whole genome shotgun sequence harbors:
- the LOC127913670 gene encoding endothelin receptor type B-like gives rise to the protein MGNPYTICPSPKTKRGMCSIMVAPIVHVLVLMAVMAALPGPGMCQINSTTDEGEKDSLPPDQGLVLHNTHITPQPLGFHSTSSPFLEHGSPISTRGHKGPQWPRVGAGSGATNITRIRAPPPCTIATSIQGHFKYINTVISIMVFVVGIVGNATLLRIIYQNKCMRNGPNALIASLALGDLIYITIDIPINVYKVRDAYPSCTLDITVNFAWIN